One window of the Marinicella rhabdoformis genome contains the following:
- a CDS encoding FKBP-type peptidyl-prolyl cis-trans isomerase, with protein sequence MEIKDGCVVAMHYKLTNDEGQILDSSEGRDTLKFLQGAHNIIPGLEKAMEGKKVGDAFEAVIEAEDAYGVHHEQMVQKVPQSAFQGVDKLEVGMQFQAETEQGPVPVKITEIQDEVVTVDANHELAGVRLTFNVSIEEVREATEEEKQHQHAH encoded by the coding sequence ATGGAAATCAAAGACGGTTGCGTGGTAGCCATGCACTATAAATTAACCAATGACGAAGGCCAAATTTTAGATTCATCAGAGGGCCGTGATACATTGAAATTCTTACAAGGCGCGCACAACATCATCCCAGGCCTGGAAAAAGCCATGGAAGGTAAAAAAGTTGGCGACGCATTCGAAGCCGTAATCGAAGCTGAAGATGCCTATGGTGTACACCACGAGCAAATGGTTCAAAAAGTACCTCAATCTGCTTTTCAAGGCGTTGATAAATTAGAAGTTGGTATGCAATTCCAAGCAGAAACTGAACAAGGCCCAGTACCTGTAAAAATCACAGAAATTCAAGATGAAGTCGTTACAGTTGATGCCAACCATGAATTGGCCGGCGTGCGTTTGACGTTCAACGTATCAATTGAAGAAGTTCGTGAAGCAACAGAAGAAGAGAAGCAGCATCAGCATGCCCACTAA
- a CDS encoding aminotransferase class III-fold pyridoxal phosphate-dependent enzyme has product MENIKKLLWQHYQLKGELIALVGDCDLNFLLDTGNKKYTVKLSAENAEGLNFEQSMLGHMAEQKPPMQTPQLIKNTSQQAITSLDTPGHKTLRVLTWLSGDLWASYSPKSSSMRYQLGEKAAQLDLALKDFKYTSADKVFDWDLAQALWVETELALLTEDEQQLVMPFVDRFKVHLGAYQELRSQVIHNDINDHNIVVNQQSGEVTGFIDFGDAVKSQLINEVAIASAYAASDCAQPLEAVTEVVTGFHSVLPLTETELAHLYHLIAMRAVVSVVKSKQARTVQPDNAYKNVSEAGFWLFLKRWSNVHPDWAEATFRHACGFDANVNYSVLVKTLNDSRFNLNDMMPSQINKSRCHHPDMSVGSVFLGNSADYSNFDLIDFKINQLQKCHPDAHIAGGYGECRPFYTSDAFKLQGNQGYEYRTCHLGLDVWSSAHAPVHAPLDGEVISAHINPGDKDYGPTLIVKHEINGLAFYTLYGHLSHESLGISPVGKKVKRGDLLCTLGLPHENGGWSPHLHFQIISNLLGNTHDFAGACRPKDWPIMKQICLDPMHLLTPETKAPEAQGNENLFAYRQKHLGYSLSLAHGYPIQMLRGDGVYMLDQWGQKYLDTCNNVAHVGHEHPAVVQAGQEQMALLNTNSRYLHPEIVAFTQALLKTLPDELSVVHCVNSGSEANELAMRMAKAYSGGKDVIALESGYHGNANACIDISSYKFDGTGGAGAPEQTHILPLPDTFRGLYQGENAAQKYAQHADDVLDALSKDNKQVAAFISEIIVSCGGQIEPPVGYFKQVYQSVRVAGGLCIADEVQTGCGRVGSHFWAFQRHDVVPDIVTIGKPIGNGHPLAVVVCTSEVAKRFANGMEYFNTFGGNPVSARIGRAVLEIIDKEQLQQQAAEVGQYLIDGLNILKQKHPIIADVRGVGLFLGFELCNDDKKPLPEHASYLANRMREQGILISTDGPDHNVIKIKPPITFDRQHADELLGRLAAVMNETLMSL; this is encoded by the coding sequence ATGGAAAACATAAAAAAATTATTGTGGCAACATTACCAACTGAAAGGTGAGTTGATTGCATTGGTCGGTGATTGTGATTTGAATTTTTTATTAGATACAGGCAATAAAAAATACACAGTTAAACTCAGTGCGGAAAATGCCGAGGGCTTAAACTTTGAACAAAGCATGTTGGGTCATATGGCGGAACAAAAACCACCCATGCAGACACCTCAATTGATTAAAAACACGTCACAGCAGGCGATTACTTCGCTTGATACACCAGGTCATAAAACCTTACGCGTGTTAACGTGGCTGTCGGGTGATTTGTGGGCCAGTTATTCACCAAAATCATCATCTATGCGTTATCAATTGGGTGAAAAAGCAGCGCAATTAGATTTGGCCTTGAAAGATTTCAAATACACGAGTGCTGATAAAGTTTTCGACTGGGACTTGGCACAGGCTTTGTGGGTGGAAACAGAATTGGCTTTACTTACTGAAGATGAACAACAATTGGTTATGCCTTTTGTGGATCGATTTAAAGTTCACTTAGGTGCTTATCAAGAATTAAGGTCACAGGTGATTCACAACGACATCAATGACCACAATATTGTGGTTAATCAACAGTCTGGTGAAGTCACAGGTTTTATTGATTTTGGTGATGCCGTTAAATCGCAATTAATCAACGAAGTGGCCATCGCCAGCGCTTATGCTGCTTCAGATTGTGCTCAACCCTTAGAAGCTGTTACAGAAGTGGTGACAGGGTTTCACAGCGTGTTGCCATTAACAGAAACTGAGTTGGCTCATTTGTACCATTTGATTGCCATGCGGGCTGTGGTCAGTGTGGTCAAGTCCAAACAAGCGCGAACAGTTCAACCTGACAATGCTTATAAAAATGTATCAGAAGCCGGGTTTTGGTTGTTTTTAAAACGTTGGTCAAATGTCCATCCTGACTGGGCTGAGGCAACATTCAGACATGCCTGTGGGTTTGATGCCAATGTGAATTACTCAGTTTTGGTGAAAACATTAAATGACAGCCGGTTTAATTTGAATGACATGATGCCCAGCCAAATTAACAAATCGCGATGCCATCATCCAGACATGTCTGTGGGCAGTGTGTTTTTGGGTAATTCTGCCGATTACAGTAATTTTGACCTGATTGATTTCAAAATCAATCAACTGCAAAAATGCCATCCAGATGCCCATATAGCCGGAGGTTATGGTGAATGCCGTCCTTTTTATACCAGTGATGCATTTAAGTTACAGGGTAACCAAGGTTATGAATACCGCACCTGCCATTTGGGTTTAGATGTGTGGTCATCAGCTCATGCACCAGTACACGCACCATTGGATGGCGAAGTCATTTCAGCCCATATTAATCCAGGTGATAAAGATTACGGTCCCACGTTGATTGTGAAACATGAGATAAATGGCTTGGCTTTTTATACTTTATATGGTCACCTCAGTCATGAGAGTTTAGGTATCAGTCCAGTGGGGAAAAAGGTCAAACGAGGAGACCTATTGTGTACTTTGGGCTTGCCACATGAAAATGGTGGTTGGAGTCCTCATTTACATTTTCAAATCATCAGTAATCTGCTTGGGAATACACATGATTTTGCGGGTGCTTGCCGACCCAAAGACTGGCCCATCATGAAACAAATTTGTCTCGATCCGATGCATTTATTAACGCCAGAAACCAAAGCACCAGAAGCTCAAGGCAATGAAAACTTATTTGCCTACAGACAAAAACATCTCGGTTATTCCTTGAGTTTGGCCCATGGCTATCCGATACAAATGTTGCGTGGTGATGGCGTTTATATGTTGGATCAATGGGGTCAAAAGTATTTAGACACGTGCAACAATGTGGCCCATGTCGGCCATGAACATCCCGCTGTCGTTCAAGCAGGCCAAGAACAAATGGCTTTATTGAATACCAACAGTCGATACTTACACCCAGAAATAGTGGCGTTCACACAGGCTTTACTCAAAACCTTACCTGATGAGTTGTCAGTGGTACATTGTGTTAATTCAGGTTCAGAGGCCAATGAACTGGCCATGCGCATGGCCAAAGCCTATTCGGGAGGAAAAGATGTTATCGCTTTAGAATCAGGCTACCACGGGAATGCCAATGCCTGCATTGATATCAGTTCATATAAATTTGATGGAACAGGTGGCGCAGGCGCACCTGAACAAACCCACATATTGCCCTTGCCAGATACTTTTCGTGGTCTGTATCAAGGAGAAAATGCTGCACAAAAATATGCTCAACATGCCGATGATGTGTTAGATGCATTATCCAAAGACAACAAGCAAGTCGCTGCTTTCATTTCTGAAATCATCGTCAGTTGTGGCGGCCAAATTGAACCGCCTGTTGGTTACTTTAAACAAGTTTATCAATCAGTCCGAGTTGCCGGTGGCCTGTGCATTGCAGATGAAGTACAGACTGGATGTGGCCGAGTTGGCTCACACTTTTGGGCATTCCAACGTCATGATGTGGTGCCAGACATTGTTACCATTGGAAAGCCTATTGGTAACGGTCATCCACTTGCTGTTGTCGTTTGCACGTCAGAAGTGGCCAAGCGTTTCGCCAACGGCATGGAGTATTTCAATACTTTTGGAGGCAACCCAGTCTCAGCACGAATAGGTCGGGCGGTGTTGGAAATCATAGATAAAGAGCAACTACAGCAACAAGCCGCTGAAGTGGGTCAATACCTGATTGATGGTTTAAATATACTGAAACAAAAACACCCCATTATTGCAGACGTAAGAGGTGTAGGGTTATTTCTCGGTTTTGAATTATGTAACGATGACAAAAAGCCTTTGCCAGAACACGCCAGCTACTTAGCGAATAGGATGCGTGAACAGGGCATACTCATCAGCACCGATGGCCCTGATCACAACGTCATCAAAATCAAGCCACCCATAACGTTTGATCGACAGCACGCGGATGAACTGTTGGGGCGATTAGCGGCCGTAATGAATGAGACTTTGATGTCACTGTGA
- a CDS encoding isoaspartyl peptidase/L-asparaginase family protein, which produces MKKSIVLLATLIGGAVMANNESINQVETNKTVAIVIHGGAGTIKRENLSDQQEKDIKAVLQQALDAGHQALSEGKEATAGVIAAITILENSPFFNAGHGAVFTKHGKHELDASIMRGSDLNAGAVAGVSYTKNPILAAEQVMLNSPHVMLSGSGADTFSKLRDLEQVENTYFDTKFRRDAWKEVDRKTKAKKAETASADDILAAEFKFGTVGAVALDQNGHIAAGTSTGGMTYKAWGRVGDSPIIGAGTYADDRSCGISATGHGEFFIRYTVASDICARVRYQNKSIEKAADEVIMQELKGVGGDGGVIGLDPKGNIIMTFNTAGMYRGYKKGNENVVQIFGDEK; this is translated from the coding sequence ATGAAAAAATCTATTGTATTACTCGCCACACTGATCGGAGGTGCTGTCATGGCTAATAATGAATCAATCAATCAAGTTGAAACCAATAAAACGGTTGCCATTGTGATTCATGGTGGAGCTGGCACCATCAAAAGAGAAAACCTCAGCGATCAGCAGGAAAAAGACATCAAAGCCGTTTTACAGCAAGCTTTAGATGCCGGACATCAAGCCTTGTCTGAAGGCAAAGAAGCCACAGCCGGCGTCATTGCAGCCATCACCATTTTAGAGAACTCCCCATTTTTTAATGCCGGACATGGTGCAGTTTTCACCAAGCATGGCAAGCACGAACTGGACGCTTCTATCATGCGAGGCAGCGACCTAAATGCTGGCGCTGTAGCTGGCGTTTCTTATACAAAAAACCCAATTTTGGCGGCAGAACAAGTGATGTTAAACTCTCCACATGTGATGTTATCTGGTTCAGGTGCTGATACTTTTTCCAAATTAAGAGATTTGGAACAAGTTGAAAACACCTATTTTGATACAAAATTCAGGCGCGATGCCTGGAAAGAGGTTGACCGAAAAACCAAAGCAAAAAAAGCTGAAACGGCTTCTGCTGATGACATTTTAGCCGCAGAGTTTAAATTTGGCACCGTTGGTGCTGTGGCTTTGGATCAAAATGGACATATTGCTGCAGGCACTTCAACCGGTGGTATGACCTATAAAGCATGGGGCCGTGTTGGGGATTCACCCATCATTGGTGCAGGAACTTATGCAGATGATCGCAGCTGTGGCATTTCAGCCACTGGTCATGGTGAATTCTTTATTCGTTACACGGTAGCCAGTGACATTTGTGCTCGTGTCCGCTATCAAAACAAAAGTATTGAAAAAGCAGCTGATGAAGTGATCATGCAAGAGTTAAAAGGTGTCGGTGGTGATGGCGGTGTGATTGGACTTGATCCAAAAGGCAATATCATCATGACATTCAATACCGCTGGTATGTACCGTGGCTATAAAAAAGGTAACGAAAATGTGGTTCAAATATTTGGTGACGAAAAATAA